A stretch of Aureispira sp. CCB-E DNA encodes these proteins:
- the hemA gene encoding glutamyl-tRNA reductase, translating into MDTLSSYKILTITHKSTPLKNIGNFVLPNLDSECALQQKLQAIQTALGMDELLYLATCNRVLFFFTSAQPLTDCFLEKFESVVYPNLSANIKLKDSASIYYGNAAITHLLEVASSVDSLVIGEREILRQLREAYQRCCKVGATGDSIRMAVQLAVESAKKVYSTTRIGQKAVSVVSLAIRQLLAKNPPRDARILIVGAGQTNTLVGKFLLKYGFQNCTVFNRSKPNAVTLAKMLGKGPAFTLDALPQYDKGFDILIACTGATEAIITPELYEKLLQGETDEKILIDLSIPNNINPVIAETYPTTYIEIDGLKELVNENLAFREKEVINVQAIIKERVAEFRKIYKGRQVELALKEVPTQIKAIRQHALTSVFKNEVSSLDHEVQELIDRMMTYMEKRCIAIPIQAAKEHLAGVVSSKK; encoded by the coding sequence GTGCCCTTCAACAAAAATTACAAGCCATCCAAACTGCCCTTGGAATGGACGAATTGTTATATTTGGCTACCTGTAATCGTGTCTTGTTTTTCTTCACATCTGCACAACCTTTAACTGATTGTTTTTTAGAGAAATTTGAATCAGTTGTCTATCCTAATTTAAGTGCTAATATTAAATTAAAAGATTCTGCAAGTATTTATTATGGGAATGCTGCCATTACTCATTTGTTAGAGGTTGCTTCGTCTGTAGATTCTTTAGTAATTGGAGAAAGAGAGATTTTACGACAGTTAAGGGAGGCTTATCAGCGTTGCTGCAAAGTTGGAGCAACAGGGGATTCTATCCGTATGGCAGTACAACTAGCAGTGGAATCTGCCAAGAAGGTTTATTCGACTACTCGAATTGGTCAGAAAGCAGTATCCGTTGTTTCTTTGGCTATTCGCCAATTGTTGGCTAAAAATCCTCCTAGAGATGCTCGTATTTTAATTGTAGGAGCAGGGCAAACCAATACGCTTGTTGGAAAGTTTTTGTTAAAGTATGGTTTTCAAAACTGTACGGTGTTTAATCGTTCTAAACCCAATGCAGTTACTTTAGCAAAAATGTTGGGCAAAGGTCCGGCATTTACATTGGATGCACTGCCCCAATATGACAAAGGTTTTGATATCTTAATTGCTTGTACAGGAGCAACAGAAGCTATCATTACTCCCGAATTATACGAAAAGCTGTTGCAAGGGGAAACAGATGAGAAAATTTTGATTGACTTGTCTATTCCTAATAATATTAATCCAGTAATTGCAGAAACCTATCCAACAACTTATATTGAAATTGATGGATTGAAAGAGTTGGTAAACGAAAACTTAGCATTTAGAGAAAAAGAGGTCATTAATGTTCAGGCAATTATCAAAGAGCGTGTCGCTGAGTTTAGAAAAATTTATAAAGGTAGACAGGTAGAATTAGCTTTGAAGGAAGTTCCGACGCAAATCAAGGCGATTCGTCAACATGCTTTAACGTCTGTTTTTAAGAACGAAGTTTCTTCTTTGGATCATGAAGTACAAGAATTGATTGATCGAATGATGACTTACATGGAGAAACGATGCATTGCTATTCCAATTCAAGCGGCAAAAGAACATTTAGCAGGGGTTGTTTCTAGCAAAAAATAG